The following is a genomic window from Episyrphus balteatus chromosome 1, idEpiBalt1.1, whole genome shotgun sequence.
aaagacgcgaaatttaatcgTCAACGTTTTTTGTATAACCAACTTTTTTACCTAGAATGAACAAAAGtcgagatatttaataaaaactaaaatccaaaatggcggccaaagggtgaatttcacgagtgtgAAAATCAGAGCTATGGTATTCTCTATCAAAtgagcaaaaaactttttgggggtggtacaaactgctctGTATTTTGTATGAATCAACCATgtataatgcatttttttttaaactaacctaaattaaaaatgcttgttttcaaaaaaaaaaattgtggttttttactacaaaaccttttaaatgaatatttttgtaaCTTCCTTTAGATTGGCAGTATTTTAAGaccaacaaaatttattttttagcagcatataggtacctaataaaaatattgttcaaatagaaaaaaaaaaaaataatccggAATTTTGTACGAGTCTATTCgaattcgaataaaataaaatgtacgactggggtcgcacgtacttgctcttatagtaaaaggaaatcttattaaagctttttaccgaaaaaaaattagagaaaatttaaatgtttttaaggaatttcataagtacactgaaaataataaatttcgtaaaattacgaaaatcgtttcatacactacattttcgttggcccaacgaaactttcgttggctcaacgaaaatatgtaatttttcgtaatatgaaaaccttcatcaattaatgaaaacgtttcatacacttttttctccctatttagtgccaaaaaatccaatttaatgaaaagattcatcacttaacgaaaaatttcatactcattttaaagaataaaaataagaattttttccttactttatcaaagttttaattaagtaacgaaaaaattcattgacttatgaaattcaacattaactaacgaaaatcttcataagtttatgaaaacaaataattgtcctatgaaaattcttcatcggcttatgaaaaaatacaccagttaacgaaaaaaatcgttgcttacaaaaaaaaaaaaaaaaaaaacgtggacttgggtgcatttctgttttaatgataaaaaacttaatcttactggatatagttcacattaggtttttgtttaaaaatctatgtaagttgagccgaatataaacaatatttgcgtattgacaaggtgtcgtGAGACACTCACGATAAGTcaacgccaattttttgtttgaactaaattaaataaataatttaacaagtccaattaaatataaaaaggaaaatgaatgaaaaaattcgtagcttaacgaaaaaattcgtaattcTACGAGAAGAATGTAAGAATAATCTACCACAAAAATAATTTagacaacgaaaagtttcgttagctaacgaatattttttcgtaatttaattaaaatattcataaaatttacgaaaaacttcGTTGGCTTGcgaaagttttatttaaattttacgttaattgatgaaaaaatttcgtaaagtgatgtataaattcattaattctcgatcaaaaatttgtatgaaaaatttcattaaaatacgaaagttttcgttaattgatgaagttcttcattaacgtatgaaacccatttcgttgagccaattaaatttttaatcggctgaaaattaattaaattttcgttggctcaacgaattttttcgttgtatttacgtaaggatttggttcagtgtaatgtttaaaaaaaataaaatcggtttttataattaattaaacacctattcaaatgaaatttaacacaaaatcaagtatgcaatttgattttttgcataaaaaattaatttttagaaaaaaaaaattcgaaaatcgttagaaccgttttaaaaaagaataattttttatatacctacatataaaattttcaaaaaaaagttggtacgccatttttaagaaaatattattcaacacataaaaacgaaatttcaataaaattcataaaaccgttttcaaaaaatcgatttttcaaaaaaaaaattttaaatatttttttaataatccaaaaatgtgtttttttaaaaattttaaacaatatttattttaacgtttttgtgtaaaaattttgattacTACCAAGTTTgcagaaaatcgcttcagtagtttacaGACGGATATTCAAAAAACAGTGGTGGAATCTCTGATGacttctttaaaacaaaatattaaatacaatttttaaatattcgagACTTTATAATCTCTTTCGATTGTAGTCTCGTCCAAAATAAttgtcaaataattttttttttaaattccgtaCTAACACCCTCCACAAACTTTGCCTATTTCAGCTAGTATCCAAAACATTCAATGAAGTTCATAATGATCAttaaaaaattccgaaatttttttcatgctcTTATCTTCTAAGTCTCATACAACATAAAAATATCATACAAATACATAATGTGTATAAGACTCTTACTcattaataagtttttaaacaTGCCCTTCAAAGTATAGAATGTACAGATGTATCTGACTCATTATACAATACACATGTTTAGTTCACACATACCTGTATTTCATATTCATTGCgtagttttattattataagcgatgttggctcaacgaattcggctaaaaatgttttaaattttttttggaactgGAACATGCGCAATCCCCTTTTGTTTAGTGTTGACAAGTAGACGTTTTTAATAGACATGTTGTTGAAGACAACATGTGTTCGAGAGATTAAACTATCTactggagcgattttcttcaaacttggtgtagtaaacagttttgagtgattccctagaggaagaaattgaaattttattttaggaccaaaactaacggtacctgtcatgtaacggaaatagaaaagttaattttttttttaaaacatctctaacaattttgattacaattaaaaaaaaaaaaaaataaaatattgttttataccGTTATTAACGAAACATGTCATAGaactctttttttatatttatgaatttctcatgaATGAACTAGccgatttcaatcaaaattgttagagaacatttttaagatagtcgttatataaaaattttacaaaattttcaaaaaaacacaaacacaaaaaatgttaaaaatcaattttagggagtttttgtttttttttttcagcaaagcTTCCATGagtattgaaataaattttcacttttttaactGACTCTGGCAACCCTGTTTCATCGATTAAAATATCTACCATTTCTTCTCTCGAAATTCAAACTTATCAGCAGtacttttttagattttcatttGATCGGTTGCTCTGAGgcttttaaagaaataaataaacaaataatttttagggGTTGGTGACGTCATGTGTTTGAGAGTAAATGGATGTTGCCGCGCGAACCTTCGTAATGCTGGTTTAGCAATTGGTTGTCTATGTTTTGCTTTAACTATCCCTGAAATTGTtaaacaatcaaaatatataaatgttctCCAAGGAGTGTTTCCTTCCAATTACTCCAATACCACCGATTACAACAATGCCACCATCCATTCCAATGATGATAAAACAGATGGTATTTAAAGAGCGCACAAAGTTTGATAAGTTGTATCTTGTAATATTCTATTCATTTTCATAGTAACCAACATCACCAGCGAAACAGTTTATCTTGTATTGTTCTTATTTGATTGGATTACGCTAGTCTCACTTCTTTTTGGAATAACCAAAGtgagtattatttttattgtagtTGTCGTTGAACTACAAACACCATCTCATATCTATTTTACTTTTGCTAATATACTTTAGTTCTACTCAATTCCCAAAAtaacttatttgtttttaaatttcttttcttgtttacatttttgtttttagaataaACATATTTTGTTATTACCTTGGTTGATCCTAAGAGGTCTCACACTTATTGTGGCAACTccagttgttttgttttcattggTAGTGGCATTCTTTGACGGTTTAAtattatcaattttgatatcttCGGCTTATACATTGGTTATTGGTAAGTCATTATAGCTTTATTTAACCCTCTGttggcacacgggtgcgaatttggcaagacaaaaataaaaaaataaggatttttcaaaaaagtgaccacaaaaaagtctctttataacggtgaaagtatttttttttttttgaattgtaaatacaatattcaaattcctcggaaaattctacatcaatttcatgcatgattctctataaaatattgagactgaaaaaagttctagcgacgtgaaaaattacaaaccaaattcgcacccttgtgcctatcacgtcacaaaaagaggtgtgcctatacagagggttaatgttaaattaatttctcttacttttttgtttttttttttttgtatgtgtataGGTTTGCTGTTATGGTTTTGGATTGTTATTTATTCACTTTACCATGAAATAAAGGACACGAAGAAGTATAAGCCACCTCCAAGTCAAATAGCATAATAAACATTTATCAGCTGTTCAGGAGATGGACTATCAATTATATTTGATAACAAATGTTTTACaccaattttgtaaaataactttcaaaagctgtttttatcaaaatcgaaatttaagtttttttttgaaaaaatttaatgtttataaCCTTTTGCGAGTTGACTCGTGTTTAATtcgaataatttgaaaaaaaaaaaaataataaaaaaaatattcttaaaaattaattgtgttTACTTTAATCCATATTATTTgtgaaattattgaattttgggtaattttttattttaatggatTTTTGATAAACTgaattggtttttttaatttttaacccaGTAGTCCtgattttgttggaaaattcgCGTTTTCAACCCCTTGAAAACTAtataagattaatttttttgacaactaaatttcaataaaaattactacaaaataaaaactcagacAAAAGTAAAAGTTCCCTAAAAGAATGTTTATATGACATTTTATTTCCATACATTCGTTTACTTTTAAAAGCTTTAAGGAAAAATAAGGCAATCGCTTTTTGTACAAAGTCAAGTAATATAAAAGCGGTAAATACTCGTAAAcacaatatttatttaaattgaatttttttcaaagatcaatttttttggagtgataacgtcttataaatcgttgaaccatggcagccaccacaaaaaaaggAAAGGCCATTTTCTctcgttccacttgaaatttttagcagtgcggaaaaaatttcaattaaaaattaaaaatacaaaaatattctatagcttatttgaaagacattaacctaaagttaaaatacgaatgaaggatttttaaaaattccgtcatttaaaaGGGTAGAACGCAACGTTGtagaaagttaattttttttgtatcgataaataaatttattgtaagactgacaatagtattgaaaaaaatctaaaaaatttcaaaaccaagttataaatggttttttaaaactaaaacatgaggtagacctttgacaaagtagtgattataggcagaggaatttttttttgagaattttaaaaaggtcattcgaaagataataaaaaacaagTTAGGGTCTATTACGGATtctttttaagtctctgcgtttcgaaatatgcatttttgaaaaacacctactttttttggggtatttttcggtgagtttttatttttttaaaaaatttcaaacttataaaacatGCAGTCTATAATCGtcatttttgaccgaataacggaaaaaacaagttcttttgtcccaagtttttgaccatttttaactgttttttattcatttctttttttcttgaacaGTCTAATagatgaaatttatactgtatagataatatttcataatatttcatgagcgatataaatattttgagctgaaataattggctttcaaatggtataaaatttattataggttgttttataaaaaaaaagagtgtgtgtacacatgtacacgcgactgaagttatacttctcattcagtatatgtaaatgaatttcatttgatatttttaatttctattattaaattaattaatccacacatcgtttttttacatttttatcaagtgagcaataaattaattctttcatcctccttgcgtccatgtagttttcaatttattctgtgaaatttacacatgttgtgcggttcagaacgtacggtatacgcttaacgaaactaaatgaattgagcataaaatgtgcgatatggttattttatgagaattgtgtgtgcttcagcactagtagtagcaatatggaacttgcagagttgctacaaagctcaaaagtgagctgagctcagctcacagctcagctcaaattttgagctagctgacttttgagctatgtaccatagctcagctcatttgagctgagttgaaagtcagctgagctgatggttgagctgagctgttgggtgagctaaagtaaagtgagctgagctgagctgtgatgggtgagaggatacattgatttttatttggaaagtaccTAGGTATAACATTAttgaagattaaacaaaaaatgcctgAATCCTTCAAGTTCTACTAGACTGAtttcgatgagaactcgattacgtggtataaaaattaaagtcaagctgccagaggcgtacgttgagttgatatagaaaaagaacaaattatatagaaaataagaacaaataaaaaagtacgtaggtatacagcctacttttttttatgggacccctgatgtatcatttgttggtcgctaagattatttacgcaacactttttgtggcaaataatatataggtaatttttttttcaaaaaactgatttatttttttgcgatCCCTGAGGTATGTGACTGGCTaccaatataatttgtctctcttgtatCCGAAGTAATTCATGTCAAATAACTTATCTTTAAGTTgccaactctgcattgtttccAGTCGAGGCCCTGGcatggcaccgccccgcttgccccaaaggtgtgtacgcccctgcaagCTGCCTACACCAATTAACGCTCCTGGTATATaaagaacatccgctttgttaacatttgcatttaatgtctagaaaaataggttgatcacaaaataaatctattttactcctGGAAGCATAAAaggtatgaatatgaatatcatttttcgaagttatgttttaaattaatttttcttgtttttcttttcaactaataaatgtgaaataactatattttaaattttaaggttatttttttctgagtttttattattttttggtttcttgaatatgatataataatcaattttgagtATGTGTATGTtcttagtaaaaaattaataaaaagctatgttttatctattcattacaacgaaagtAATACTTCTGTGCAAAAGTGCACCTTCCATGTTCAAACCTGCcccacttttgaacataagagttatattggttaaacatcaaaattttacatatatcaatatttcgtctaactatccaaatgttatttgaaatcgaagttcaatgttaatgtttattgttagtaaactttatagatcaagaaaacgaacatatGTATTTCGTTCAAGAAGTTGCGAaagcaaaaattcttcaaatgtgtcccactctcccctataatTC
Proteins encoded in this region:
- the LOC129921130 gene encoding uncharacterized protein LOC129921130; this translates as MCLRVNGCCRANLRNAGLAIGCLCFALTIPEIVKQSKYINVLQGVFPSNYSNTTDYNNATIHSNDDKTDVTNITSETVYLVLFLFDWITLVSLLFGITKNKHILLLPWLILRGLTLIVATPVVLFSLVVAFFDGLILSILISSAYTLVIGLLLWFWIVIYSLYHEIKDTKKYKPPPSQIA